One stretch of Paenibacillus sp. AN1007 DNA includes these proteins:
- the fliQ gene encoding flagellar biosynthesis protein FliQ yields the protein MTSEFIIGLAGKAVYTSLLASAPMLILALVVGLLISIFQATTQIQEQTLAFVPKIIAVLLAVLLFGPWILNILIDFTYNILDNLYRYIG from the coding sequence ATGACTTCGGAGTTTATTATCGGTCTGGCCGGAAAAGCGGTATACACGTCATTGCTGGCCAGTGCACCTATGCTTATTCTAGCTCTGGTTGTAGGACTTTTAATTAGTATTTTCCAAGCAACGACTCAAATTCAGGAGCAGACTCTGGCCTTTGTGCCTAAAATTATTGCTGTACTCTTGGCGGTACTTTTATTTGGGCCCTGGATTTTGAATATACTCATCGATTTTACGTATAACATACTCGACAATCTATATAGATACATAGGGTAG
- the fliM gene encoding flagellar motor switch protein FliM produces the protein MVDVLSQNEIDALLAALSSGEMDAEELKKEETQKKIRAYDFKRAVRFSKDHIRSLTRIHENFARFLTTYFSAQLRTFVQINVVQVEQLPYDEFIRSIPKMTILNIFEAEPLQGRMVMEVHPNVGYAMLDRLLGGTGSAPTKIASMTEIETTIMERIFSRAFESLQEAWKTVLDISPRMEALETNPQFMQIVSPNETIALISLSTKIGDTTGMINLCIPHVVLEPIMSRLSTHQWFVSEKKTRAPEEYEVLRTRVNKAKLPVVAELGESRISIAEFLGLSVGDVITLNKPVEEGLSIKVGDRLKYIGSPGTIKDRVAVQIDQVVTEGVEEFDE, from the coding sequence ATGGTGGATGTATTATCACAGAATGAGATTGACGCCCTATTAGCAGCCCTTTCTTCAGGCGAAATGGACGCCGAGGAATTGAAAAAGGAAGAAACTCAGAAAAAAATCAGAGCATATGATTTTAAGCGGGCAGTTCGTTTCTCTAAGGATCATATTCGCAGTCTGACTCGTATTCACGAAAACTTTGCGCGTTTTCTCACCACTTATTTTTCGGCCCAGCTGCGGACGTTCGTTCAGATTAATGTCGTGCAGGTAGAACAGTTGCCTTATGACGAATTTATCCGTTCTATTCCCAAGATGACGATTTTGAACATTTTCGAAGCAGAGCCATTACAGGGACGAATGGTAATGGAGGTTCACCCCAACGTGGGATATGCGATGCTTGACCGTCTGCTTGGAGGTACCGGTAGTGCTCCGACCAAAATTGCAAGCATGACGGAGATTGAAACAACAATTATGGAGCGGATATTCAGCCGTGCATTCGAAAGTTTGCAGGAAGCGTGGAAGACGGTACTGGATATCTCGCCAAGAATGGAAGCACTGGAGACGAATCCGCAGTTTATGCAGATTGTTTCTCCCAATGAGACCATTGCCTTGATCTCGCTCAGCACCAAAATCGGCGATACGACGGGCATGATCAACTTGTGTATACCGCATGTCGTTCTTGAGCCTATAATGTCCCGGTTATCAACGCATCAGTGGTTTGTTTCGGAGAAGAAAACGAGAGCTCCGGAAGAGTACGAAGTGCTGAGAACTCGTGTGAACAAAGCCAAATTACCTGTAGTAGCCGAACTTGGTGAATCCAGAATTTCGATAGCCGAGTTTTTGGGATTATCGGTTGGCGATGTCATTACGCTCAATAAACCGGTGGAAGAGGGGCTTTCCATTAAAGTTGGTGACAGGCTGAAGTATATCGGCAGTCCGGGAACCATTAAGGACCGTGTGGCTGTGCAAATAGATCAAGTTGTCACCGAAGGAGTTGAAGAATTTGACGAGTAA
- a CDS encoding flagellar hook-length control protein FliK, with the protein MSLVYQMNSTASAKTSGSASSSGSQSSGPVTETGGEFLQTLAQSMAGGTGEGETANSTAAKSASPFMFTFASEQEGENTSLTDTLTSLFADEDALGLSDKLKKLFGDLDALDEALENDPSLLAGLQTLIQQVYALLGKGADSNQQASAGETVSNSDDTVNAASAADLSQHPAAIRFVLQDVLTQLAAKVQHPNRAVVELAPEFKQLLQDLQTQLQKAGVETEDKKGWSELKSILDTISVMKDQTVLVEAKAGPNTAKADAAPVSSADVEIQQGGIVTAGELSLRSSGTTAGKPAQPVMQASLFAKEMTQFVVDKLDIVQQKGFSEATISLRPEHLGKLDVQITLQNGQLVARFMTEHVMAKDMLEQQMMQLRSSLQSQGIQVERLEVTQNSSLGSEMYQDGGRQQGNQSQQQRRSRERGEHTDEAVTAAGLQEELRSWRSEQVEGGEMQRDSFSAEA; encoded by the coding sequence ATGTCACTCGTATATCAAATGAACTCTACAGCTTCGGCTAAAACTTCCGGTTCAGCTTCGTCATCTGGATCACAATCAAGCGGTCCCGTTACGGAAACAGGTGGTGAGTTTCTGCAGACACTGGCACAGTCCATGGCTGGAGGAACTGGTGAAGGTGAGACAGCGAATAGTACAGCAGCCAAATCCGCTTCTCCGTTTATGTTTACATTTGCTTCAGAACAAGAAGGAGAGAACACATCTTTAACTGACACGTTAACCTCACTCTTTGCTGATGAAGATGCGTTGGGTTTAAGTGATAAGCTGAAAAAGCTGTTCGGTGATCTTGATGCTCTGGATGAAGCTTTGGAAAATGATCCATCACTGCTTGCAGGTCTCCAAACGTTGATCCAGCAAGTGTATGCTTTGTTGGGTAAAGGGGCTGACAGCAATCAGCAAGCATCTGCAGGCGAAACTGTTTCCAATTCGGATGATACCGTTAACGCTGCTTCTGCCGCTGATTTGTCTCAACATCCTGCTGCAATTCGTTTTGTTCTACAGGATGTGTTGACTCAATTGGCAGCGAAAGTTCAACATCCGAATCGTGCTGTAGTGGAGCTTGCACCTGAATTCAAACAGCTGCTTCAGGACCTTCAAACTCAGCTGCAAAAAGCTGGAGTTGAAACGGAAGACAAGAAAGGCTGGTCTGAACTGAAATCGATACTGGATACGATCTCTGTCATGAAGGACCAGACTGTTCTAGTAGAAGCCAAAGCAGGGCCGAATACAGCTAAAGCGGATGCAGCGCCAGTTTCCAGTGCAGATGTAGAGATTCAACAAGGCGGAATTGTAACTGCAGGAGAACTTTCCTTACGAAGCTCGGGCACAACCGCAGGCAAACCGGCCCAGCCTGTGATGCAGGCCTCGCTTTTTGCTAAGGAAATGACGCAATTTGTGGTGGATAAACTCGATATCGTGCAGCAGAAAGGGTTCTCCGAGGCAACAATCTCACTTCGTCCTGAACATTTGGGGAAATTGGATGTGCAGATTACGTTACAAAACGGGCAGTTGGTCGCCAGGTTCATGACAGAACATGTCATGGCGAAAGACATGCTTGAACAGCAGATGATGCAGCTGCGTTCCTCGCTGCAGTCTCAAGGCATTCAGGTAGAACGTCTGGAAGTAACTCAGAACAGCTCGCTAGGGTCCGAGATGTATCAGGATGGCGGTCGTCAGCAAGGTAATCAATCGCAGCAGCAGAGGCGTTCACGTGAGCGGGGAGAACATACGGATGAAGCCGTAACCGCAGCCGGACTTCAGGAAGAGTTGCGCAGCTGGCGCAGTGAACAAGTAGAAGGCGGCGAAATGCAGCGCGATTCATTCAGTGCAGAGGCTTAA
- a CDS encoding flagellar FlbD family protein, whose product MISVTRLNGSPMWLNALMVEIVEETPDTYITLVTGKRLIVLEKADEVISKIKEYNREIGVQAATIKVQQTEES is encoded by the coding sequence ATGATTTCAGTTACGCGGTTAAATGGTTCTCCCATGTGGTTAAATGCGCTGATGGTCGAGATCGTGGAAGAGACGCCGGACACGTATATTACTCTGGTAACGGGAAAAAGACTGATCGTTCTTGAAAAGGCCGATGAAGTGATTTCCAAAATCAAAGAATACAACCGTGAAATTGGAGTTCAGGCAGCCACGATCAAAGTGCAGCAAACGGAGGAGTCCTGA
- the flhB gene encoding flagellar biosynthesis protein FlhB, which translates to MSEMEDRIQMKLQLDLQLFSGEKTEKATPKKRQDTRKKGQVVKSMELSGASILLFTFLIMMIFSTFYKERMVRLFTDIFINRLSLEITEENVMALMIRYGIEVMLLLAPVLLGAALIALIVNYMQVGFLLIGEGLKPKLEKLNPIKGFKNIFSLRSLVEFAKSILKMSIIGYLVYSTITSYQADIASLSHFSMDAILQFAASITLNLGVKIAVALLVLAVFDYMYQKYDYEKNIRMSKQDIKDEYKKMEGDPLIKGKIRERQRRMAMQRMMQEVPNADVIITNPTHFAVALKYEGSEMEAPQIIAKGQDYVALRIKEIAKEHGVITMENKPLARALFQRAEIGDAIPADLFQAVAEVLAYVYKLKGRTK; encoded by the coding sequence ATGAGTGAAATGGAGGACAGGATTCAGATGAAACTTCAACTCGACCTCCAGTTATTTTCAGGGGAGAAGACGGAGAAAGCGACCCCGAAAAAGCGACAGGATACACGGAAAAAGGGCCAGGTCGTCAAAAGTATGGAGTTATCGGGTGCTTCGATTCTCCTGTTCACATTTCTCATCATGATGATCTTCAGTACGTTCTATAAAGAACGTATGGTCAGGTTGTTTACGGATATTTTCATTAATCGGCTCAGCCTGGAGATTACCGAAGAAAATGTGATGGCACTGATGATACGTTACGGGATTGAAGTGATGCTTTTACTCGCTCCTGTTTTGCTTGGCGCAGCTTTGATTGCATTAATTGTAAATTACATGCAGGTGGGGTTCCTTCTTATTGGTGAGGGTTTAAAACCGAAGCTTGAGAAATTAAATCCAATTAAAGGTTTTAAAAACATCTTCTCCCTTCGTTCGTTAGTTGAATTTGCAAAGTCCATTTTGAAAATGTCCATTATCGGATATTTGGTATACAGCACCATTACCAGTTATCAAGCTGATATTGCTTCATTATCCCATTTTTCAATGGATGCTATTTTACAGTTTGCTGCTTCGATTACTTTGAATCTTGGTGTCAAAATTGCAGTTGCACTGCTGGTGCTTGCCGTATTCGACTACATGTACCAGAAGTACGATTATGAAAAGAATATACGGATGTCCAAACAGGATATCAAGGATGAGTACAAGAAAATGGAAGGCGATCCGCTGATCAAGGGCAAAATTCGAGAGCGTCAGCGTCGAATGGCTATGCAGCGTATGATGCAGGAAGTACCTAATGCAGATGTGATAATCACGAACCCGACTCACTTTGCCGTAGCGCTGAAGTATGAGGGGTCTGAGATGGAGGCTCCGCAGATTATTGCTAAAGGGCAGGATTATGTCGCTCTGCGCATTAAAGAAATTGCCAAAGAACACGGTGTGATTACGATGGAAAACAAACCACTGGCACGGGCTTTGTTCCAGAGAGCTGAGATTGGTGACGCTATACCAGCCGATTTGTTCCAAGCTGTAGCCGAAGTGCTGGCTTATGTATATAAACTAAAGGGCAGAACGAAATAA
- the flgG gene encoding flagellar basal body rod protein FlgG: protein MLKSMYSGVSGMRGFQTKLDVIGNNIANVNTVGFKGSRVMFKDIMSQTTSGVTAPTDTPSGGVNAQQIGLGVSVGSIDTLHLAGSPMTTNRPTDLRINGDGFFLVRLSEDQEVPYLTRAGNFTLDADRNLVTSDGLFVVDSGGGNIQIGDDVVSFTIGQDGTINQTMADGTNEAGVQIGIGKVVNPSGLEKVGGNLYRMTTNANPDGALEPVTANNAEEGTGAIIPGQLEMSNVDLTNEFTEMIVAQRGFQANSRIITTSDEVLQEVVNLKR from the coding sequence ATGTTGAAATCGATGTACTCAGGCGTTTCCGGGATGCGGGGTTTTCAAACCAAGCTGGATGTCATTGGTAATAATATTGCGAACGTAAATACGGTTGGATTTAAAGGAAGCCGAGTGATGTTCAAGGATATTATGAGCCAAACGACTTCAGGCGTCACTGCTCCAACGGATACTCCATCGGGTGGTGTTAACGCGCAGCAGATTGGCCTAGGTGTGTCGGTAGGTTCCATTGACACGTTACACTTGGCAGGCAGTCCTATGACTACGAATAGACCTACTGACCTTCGCATTAATGGAGATGGATTTTTTCTGGTTCGTCTGAGTGAGGACCAAGAGGTGCCATACTTGACACGTGCAGGTAACTTTACGCTTGATGCAGATCGCAACTTGGTTACTTCTGATGGTTTGTTTGTAGTGGATAGCGGTGGAGGAAACATCCAGATTGGAGATGATGTCGTTTCATTCACGATTGGTCAGGATGGAACGATCAACCAAACGATGGCTGACGGAACAAATGAGGCTGGCGTACAGATTGGCATCGGTAAGGTTGTGAATCCGTCGGGTCTGGAGAAGGTTGGCGGCAACTTGTATCGCATGACAACGAACGCCAATCCGGATGGTGCGCTTGAGCCTGTGACGGCAAATAATGCAGAAGAAGGTACAGGAGCTATTATCCCCGGTCAGCTGGAAATGTCCAATGTAGACTTGACAAACGAGTTTACCGAAATGATTGTGGCACAGCGTGGTTTCCAAGCGAACTCCCGGATCATTACAACATCAGACGAAGTGCTTCAAGAGGTCGTTAACCTGAAACGTTAA
- a CDS encoding flagellar basal body-associated FliL family protein, producing MKKMMPWVATILLAITLIVVVVFVFLQGQNKNDNTHTAAAAEEKKMTADEIVEVSSELGDIKTNLADTDRIVMVSFSFKLSDKKAKEDFEKIKDIIVKPIIIQTLVDTKPEELSTAKGRIQFNERLTGLINETLPEGKLSSTSFSSFVMTPL from the coding sequence ATGAAAAAGATGATGCCCTGGGTTGCAACGATACTGCTTGCAATCACACTCATTGTGGTCGTAGTTTTTGTATTTTTGCAGGGACAGAACAAGAACGACAATACACATACAGCGGCGGCTGCTGAAGAAAAGAAGATGACTGCGGATGAAATTGTAGAGGTTTCATCAGAGCTGGGAGACATTAAAACGAATCTGGCCGATACAGATCGGATCGTAATGGTAAGTTTCTCCTTCAAGTTATCGGATAAGAAAGCCAAAGAAGATTTTGAGAAAATTAAAGACATTATTGTGAAGCCAATTATTATTCAGACGCTTGTCGACACCAAGCCTGAGGAATTGTCTACGGCAAAAGGCCGGATCCAATTCAACGAGAGATTAACAGGGTTGATCAATGAAACTTTACCTGAAGGAAAATTGAGCAGCACGAGTTTTTCATCTTTTGTAATGACACCATTGTAG
- the fliY gene encoding flagellar motor switch phosphatase FliY encodes MTSKDYLSQEEIDALLRQSESIASSEPAQKTVDDFLTELEQDALGEIGNITFGSAATALSTLLGLKVDITTPKVSIISRTQFEEAFPKPHVAVHVNYVDGFEGINSLVIKKRDAQIIADLMLGGEGNPADEELNEIHISAVQEAMNQMMGSSATSMSTIFNRFVNISPPGIDILNLESGEGVTNLPPDETLIQVSFRLLVGDLIDSNLMQLLPVPFAKNMVDMLIGGAQESTSSATAAAAPEPEPTPVPTPPAAAPAPPPVMEQQQMPPQAPQQPAQDYSGYGQAPMGAPPQQPYGMPPQQPYGMPPQQPYSMPPQQPYSMPPQPAYGEPQHYGGVPNRNVNVQPVQFANLQNGTYGQVDENNLNLLMDIPLKVTVELGRTQKQIKDILELSQGSIVELDKLAGEPVDILVNNKLIAKGEVVVIDENFGVRVIDIVSQWDRIQKLQ; translated from the coding sequence TTGACGAGTAAGGATTATTTATCCCAGGAAGAGATCGATGCTTTGCTTCGGCAATCGGAATCGATAGCGAGTTCAGAACCCGCTCAGAAAACGGTAGATGACTTTCTGACCGAACTGGAACAGGATGCCTTGGGGGAGATTGGCAACATTACATTTGGCAGTGCGGCAACGGCGTTGTCCACGCTGCTGGGCCTTAAAGTGGATATTACTACACCTAAAGTATCGATCATAAGCCGGACGCAGTTCGAGGAGGCATTTCCTAAACCGCATGTTGCTGTTCATGTGAATTACGTCGATGGATTCGAGGGCATTAACTCACTGGTTATTAAAAAGAGAGACGCACAGATTATTGCGGACTTGATGCTCGGCGGTGAAGGTAATCCGGCTGATGAAGAGCTGAACGAAATTCATATCAGTGCAGTGCAGGAAGCAATGAACCAAATGATGGGTTCTTCTGCTACATCCATGTCGACGATTTTCAACCGTTTTGTCAATATCTCTCCTCCGGGGATTGATATTCTCAACTTGGAAAGCGGAGAGGGCGTTACTAATCTGCCACCAGATGAAACGCTCATACAAGTTTCGTTCCGTCTATTAGTGGGCGATCTGATTGATTCGAATCTGATGCAGCTGCTTCCAGTACCTTTCGCCAAAAACATGGTGGATATGTTAATAGGAGGAGCTCAGGAGTCAACATCCAGTGCAACTGCAGCTGCAGCGCCTGAGCCTGAGCCGACACCAGTACCAACACCTCCAGCCGCCGCACCAGCGCCGCCACCGGTTATGGAGCAGCAGCAGATGCCTCCACAAGCTCCACAGCAGCCTGCTCAGGACTATAGTGGATACGGACAAGCTCCGATGGGGGCGCCTCCACAGCAGCCATACGGAATGCCTCCACAGCAGCCATATGGCATGCCGCCGCAGCAGCCGTACAGTATGCCGCCGCAGCAGCCGTACAGTATGCCGCCGCAGCCAGCTTACGGTGAGCCGCAGCACTACGGTGGTGTACCTAATAGGAATGTGAATGTACAGCCTGTTCAGTTTGCCAATTTGCAAAATGGGACTTATGGCCAGGTAGACGAGAACAATTTGAATTTATTGATGGACATTCCCCTTAAGGTCACCGTAGAATTAGGAAGGACCCAGAAGCAAATTAAAGATATATTGGAGTTATCACAAGGTTCGATTGTCGAACTGGATAAGTTGGCTGGTGAACCTGTCGATATCCTAGTTAATAACAAGCTGATTGCCAAAGGAGAAGTTGTGGTCATTGATGAGAACTTTGGTGTTCGTGTTATAGATATCGTAAGCCAATGGGACCGAATTCAGAAATTACAATAA
- the fliR gene encoding flagellar biosynthetic protein FliR, with protein sequence METLLQSFPVALLMFCRIASFFVTAPVFSARNVPASFKVGISAFVTLTVYMSFGIHQTVPTDLSYILLIIREILIGLLLGFVAYLLMTAVQTAGAFIDIQIGFGIANVYDPMTGASAPLTGNFKYAFAVLLFLTMNGHHYLLDGIVYSYRWIPLSNVFFLKMADGSVAEFLVRTLGESFMLAFQMAAPIVVALFLTDVGLGFLAKTAPQFNVFAVGMPLKVLVGIAILLLLVPSFAFVFGQLFEVMFRSMEKLLGTIGQRPG encoded by the coding sequence ATGGAGACATTGCTGCAAAGTTTCCCTGTCGCTCTGCTTATGTTTTGTCGAATAGCCTCATTTTTTGTAACTGCACCAGTCTTTTCAGCTCGAAATGTACCTGCTTCGTTTAAGGTAGGGATCTCTGCCTTTGTTACGCTTACGGTATATATGTCGTTTGGCATTCATCAGACCGTTCCAACCGACTTGAGCTACATCTTATTGATTATCAGAGAAATTCTGATAGGCCTGCTTCTGGGTTTTGTTGCCTATCTTTTGATGACGGCAGTCCAGACAGCGGGGGCGTTTATTGATATCCAGATTGGTTTCGGTATAGCGAATGTGTATGACCCGATGACAGGTGCTTCTGCGCCGCTAACAGGTAACTTTAAATATGCTTTTGCTGTGCTTTTATTTCTGACTATGAACGGACATCACTACCTGCTGGACGGGATTGTATACAGTTATCGATGGATTCCGCTCTCCAACGTGTTCTTTTTGAAGATGGCAGATGGAAGTGTTGCAGAGTTTCTTGTACGAACATTAGGAGAATCGTTCATGCTGGCTTTCCAGATGGCAGCTCCGATCGTGGTCGCGCTGTTTCTGACAGATGTAGGATTGGGCTTTTTAGCAAAAACGGCTCCACAGTTTAACGTATTTGCTGTAGGTATGCCGCTCAAGGTGCTCGTTGGAATTGCTATTTTGCTTCTGCTGGTGCCCAGTTTTGCCTTTGTGTTTGGCCAATTGTTCGAGGTGATGTTCCGGTCGATGGAAAAACTGCTTGGAACGATCGGACAACGGCCGGGATGA
- the fliP gene encoding flagellar type III secretion system pore protein FliP (The bacterial flagellar biogenesis protein FliP forms a type III secretion system (T3SS)-type pore required for flagellar assembly.), which translates to MKKKIWLACCFIGLISLASVTVAFAEPIPNIDIQIGNGDGSTPSTSSLSIILLITVLSIAPALLVLMTSFTRIVIVLGFVRTSLGTQQMPPNQVLVGLALFLTLFIMSPTLSSINQVALQPYLKGDLTQTQALEKAADPIKKFMFTHTREKDIMLFMKYNQSEQPKSYQDIPITVMVPAYAISELKTAFQMGFMIFIPFLVIDIVVASTLMAMGMMMLPPVMISLPFKILLFVLVDGWYLVVKSLLLSFNT; encoded by the coding sequence ATGAAGAAAAAGATTTGGTTAGCGTGTTGTTTCATAGGACTTATCAGCCTGGCATCCGTTACGGTGGCTTTTGCCGAGCCGATTCCTAACATTGATATTCAAATAGGAAACGGTGACGGCAGCACGCCAAGTACAAGTTCATTGTCCATCATTTTATTAATTACAGTGCTCAGTATAGCGCCAGCATTGCTGGTACTGATGACCAGTTTTACTCGCATCGTTATCGTGCTTGGTTTTGTCCGGACCTCACTCGGAACGCAGCAAATGCCTCCGAATCAGGTATTGGTTGGTCTTGCACTTTTTCTGACACTTTTTATTATGTCGCCAACGCTGTCTTCTATTAATCAGGTTGCACTGCAGCCTTATCTTAAGGGAGATTTAACACAAACGCAGGCGCTTGAAAAGGCAGCAGATCCGATCAAGAAATTTATGTTTACGCACACGCGTGAGAAGGATATTATGCTGTTCATGAAATACAATCAGTCGGAACAGCCCAAATCGTATCAGGATATTCCGATTACAGTGATGGTACCGGCGTATGCAATCAGTGAGCTTAAAACAGCTTTCCAGATGGGATTCATGATTTTTATTCCTTTCCTGGTGATCGACATTGTTGTGGCGAGTACGCTCATGGCCATGGGTATGATGATGCTTCCCCCGGTTATGATCTCATTACCTTTTAAAATACTGCTCTTTGTGCTGGTAGACGGGTGGTATCTGGTAGTCAAGTCACTGTTGCTGAGTTTTAACACTTGA
- a CDS encoding flagellar hook capping FlgD N-terminal domain-containing protein produces the protein MANEIVSTNNVWPNYSAANKATTSAATKELGKDQFLKILITQLQNQDPMQPMEDKEFIAQMAQFSSVEQLVNISSQLKTLNQSLGAVSGMIGMEISWLSSDKADSGALRQGIVDSIVVRDGVQYAKVGKDEIKLDEIIQVNRAKQDEEEKTPVQDVQNVQDGAAGSNVSEPSDVKDEASESEDREQTV, from the coding sequence ATGGCAAACGAAATTGTTTCTACTAATAATGTTTGGCCAAACTACTCGGCTGCAAATAAAGCGACAACCAGCGCTGCAACCAAAGAGCTTGGTAAGGATCAGTTTCTCAAAATCTTGATCACCCAGCTGCAGAATCAGGACCCGATGCAGCCAATGGAAGATAAAGAATTTATTGCTCAGATGGCTCAATTCAGTTCAGTGGAGCAGCTGGTAAACATTTCTTCACAGCTTAAAACATTGAATCAGTCACTTGGGGCCGTATCAGGCATGATTGGCATGGAGATCAGTTGGCTCTCTTCTGATAAAGCAGACAGTGGTGCACTTCGTCAAGGTATTGTTGACTCTATTGTTGTGCGCGACGGTGTGCAGTACGCGAAAGTAGGCAAGGACGAAATCAAGCTGGATGAAATTATTCAAGTGAACCGTGCGAAGCAGGATGAAGAAGAGAAAACGCCTGTGCAGGATGTGCAAAACGTACAGGATGGTGCTGCGGGTTCTAATGTAAGCGAGCCATCGGATGTAAAAGACGAGGCAAGTGAGTCTGAAGATCGTGAGCAGACGGTATGA
- a CDS encoding TIGR02530 family flagellar biosynthesis protein, with translation MSDRITVGQLYTGPVTPNMLRKPQQGEVSSAPAKPFAQVLEDNLLKLSNHAAKRLEQRGIELKTEQMKQIGSALDKAAAKGAKESLILMQDMAFIVNVKNRTVVTAMDSESMKDNVFTQIDSAVIIS, from the coding sequence ATGAGTGATCGTATAACGGTTGGACAATTGTATACTGGACCCGTTACTCCAAATATGCTTCGCAAACCCCAACAGGGAGAAGTCTCCAGTGCCCCCGCTAAACCTTTTGCGCAGGTGCTTGAAGATAATCTTTTGAAACTCAGCAACCATGCGGCCAAGCGACTGGAACAGCGTGGGATTGAGTTGAAAACAGAGCAGATGAAGCAGATTGGTTCGGCACTCGATAAAGCTGCCGCCAAGGGAGCTAAAGAGTCTCTGATTTTGATGCAGGATATGGCCTTTATCGTTAATGTTAAAAATCGCACTGTTGTTACTGCGATGGATAGCGAAAGTATGAAAGACAATGTCTTCACTCAGATCGATAGTGCTGTCATTATTTCTTAG
- a CDS encoding flagellar biosynthetic protein FliO, with product MAQGDTPEPAGAGINYYLQLVWVIVVLAVILVLIVYLIRFLNKRNQQWFRSGTVRILGGVGLGQNKSLQILEIGGNVYLIGVGENIQLLDKVSDLEEAQKIIDSFERDAAAQQGSLSPIIAKLTQRLRKDEPPREMEIEDTASFHEMFESKLRQMPNRKEKMEKLLDQDNTTDRSRDS from the coding sequence ATGGCTCAGGGTGATACTCCAGAACCAGCTGGCGCGGGAATCAATTATTATTTACAGCTTGTATGGGTGATTGTTGTCCTGGCCGTCATCCTGGTTCTTATCGTCTATCTGATTCGATTTTTGAACAAACGGAATCAGCAGTGGTTTCGAAGCGGAACCGTTCGCATTTTGGGCGGGGTCGGATTAGGACAAAACAAGTCTTTGCAAATTCTGGAGATTGGCGGAAACGTTTATTTGATTGGTGTGGGCGAGAATATACAGCTGCTGGATAAGGTCTCGGATTTGGAAGAAGCGCAGAAAATTATAGATTCTTTTGAACGAGACGCTGCTGCGCAGCAGGGCAGCCTTTCACCTATCATTGCCAAGCTCACTCAGCGGCTTCGCAAAGATGAACCGCCTCGGGAAATGGAAATTGAGGACACCGCTTCTTTTCATGAGATGTTCGAATCCAAACTTCGGCAGATGCCAAACCGTAAAGAGAAGATGGAGAAGCTCCTGGATCAAGACAATACTACAGATCGGTCGAGGGATTCATGA
- a CDS encoding response regulator: MANRILVVDDAAFMRMMIRDILSKNGYEVVGEAPDGAQAVEKFKELRPDLITMDITMPEMDGIAALKEIKKIDANAKVIMCSAMGQQAMVIDAIQAGAKDFIVKPFQSDRVIEAISKTLGA; the protein is encoded by the coding sequence ATGGCAAACCGAATTTTAGTCGTAGACGACGCTGCATTTATGAGAATGATGATCCGGGACATTTTGTCCAAAAATGGGTATGAAGTCGTAGGAGAAGCACCAGATGGGGCACAGGCAGTTGAGAAGTTCAAGGAACTTCGTCCAGATCTGATTACAATGGATATTACAATGCCTGAGATGGACGGTATTGCTGCATTGAAAGAAATCAAAAAAATCGATGCAAACGCAAAAGTAATTATGTGTTCTGCAATGGGACAGCAGGCGATGGTAATTGACGCCATTCAAGCGGGTGCCAAAGATTTCATCGTTAAACCTTTCCAATCTGATCGGGTTATCGAAGCAATCAGCAAAACACTGGGAGCTTAA